One segment of Carya illinoinensis cultivar Pawnee chromosome 13, C.illinoinensisPawnee_v1, whole genome shotgun sequence DNA contains the following:
- the LOC122290822 gene encoding alpha carbonic anhydrase 7-like, with protein MKLVTQFLFHCLFIVLVLHSSRPATSQEVDDEREFDYSEKSGKGPSQWGEIHPEWSLCKGGSMQSPIDLLNERVEVVSRLGRLNRNYRPSNATLKNRGHDMKLEWEGGAGYIVINGTQYVLQQSHWHSPSEHTINGRKFDLEMHMFHESSDGKVAVVGILYTIGRPDSLLSSMRHQLSAVAGNREEVTAMGIVDPKNIKIGSRKYYRYIGSLTIPPCTQNVVWTIVRKVRTVTREQVRLLRLAVHDDSETNARPLQPINRRSVHLYRPSEVED; from the exons ATGAAGCTTGTAACCCAATTCTTGTTTCACTGTTTATTCATTGTTCTTGTTTTGCATTCATCCCGGCCTGCAACATCTCAAGAAGTTG ATGATGAACGAGAATTTGACTACAGTGAGAAAAGTGGAAAGGGACCGTCTCAATGGGGAGAGATTCACCCTGAATGGAGCTTGTGCAAAGGTGGATCAATGCAATCTCCGATTGATTTGCTGAATGAAAGGGTGGAGGTAGTTTCCCGTTTGGGGAGACTTAATCGGAATTACCGTCCATCTAACGCCACTCTCAAAAATAGAGGCCATGACATGAAG CTGGAATGGGAAGGTGGCGCAGGATATATTGTAATAAATGGTACTCAATATGTACTCCAGCAAAGCCATTGGCACTCACCCTCTGAACACACTATCAATGGCCGGAAGTTTGATCTAGAGATGCACATGTTCCATGAGAGTTCCGATGGAAAAGTTGCTGTGGTTGGAATTTTGTACACGATTGGACGCCCTGATTCTTTATTGTCATCg ATGAGGCATCAGTTGTCAGCCGTTGCCGGTAACAGAGAAGAAGTGACAGCGATGGGAATCGTCGACCCAAAGAACATAAAGATAGGCAGTAGAAAGTATTACAGATATATTGGGTCCCTTACAATTCCCCCTTGTACTCAAAATGTTGTATGGACCATCGTGAGAAAG GTGAGAACTGTTACACGAGAACAAGTTAGGTTGCTTCGCCTGGCCGTTCATGAT GACTCGGAGACAAATGCAAGACCACTACAACCAATAAATAGGCGATCAGTGCATCTATATAGACCAAGTGAAGTGGAAGATTAA